A genomic stretch from Sulfurihydrogenibium azorense Az-Fu1 includes:
- a CDS encoding glycosyltransferase family 2 protein: protein MEQIPKISVLIPTYNRPYFLEQALESVVNQTLKPYECIVADDNLNPEESQKNYEVVKKFSEKYPFVIYHKNEKNLGPAGNYKNLFYLASGDFIHFLGDDDILSPKTLELLVKPLVEDPTVKVSAGRTLFVDENLNLVNFPVFLNHYKIQKKYFKNQKVNGKEFIEYSLKILANALGSFSGFMFRKKDVNFELFKHKDFEFVANADWFLWMSLIKDGYIFLYDEFTNMYRIHQAQDNLQLSTNVKGQKELLYFLSTGFLEDLGIDKSKIERRVNIEKVILETKRDYLDYVLDFHKENFLKNIKYLDLPRPGFSIIIITYNSSQTILQCLDSINGSFLTTEDEIIIFDNNSKDQTVKIVENYIKSNKQLNIKLVKNPENIGYSKAVNRAADLSKNQYLVFLNPDAKVISKDWLNQFYNVLKNKDVGMVGAVSDVAMYKNNVNVYTSFLNMLNDETLEKHLKLFYSNKEIETELLSGFCIGIKKDTFYNFGKFDENLILGFDDFDFSLKMQNANLKQIVLPAVYVKHFNHKSFETDKKNAENLNKISLYNFIKKLVKTYGYGNVPTPIELFFKDVGLRNQPFYAFPLSDGRYRFVFDLFNEGKNENFFKEKANIIKRKPYITIITVNYFSSDYLGNLAKSIVKNPYPNINLVVVDNSEDEVEYSKLDQTLKDVFKNETTKKFYLIKNKNTGYAGGNNVGVEFVKQNLPETQYVWILNPDTVISYNTPLELIKTVEYTNSDVATCKILMYDNDKIQYNGMRVYTQGIDNNQDYGIFIPSALSGSNIFIKKQILDKLPNPLFNEEYFLYFEDNELFIEMQKRGVKVVYTPFTFIRHKIGGTTQGYYYNPVSYYYICRNQLYIYDNYEKDGFGNYITLSYYLHNELINSINLGTDYSLGFLKAVYDYHKGIKGKQENIFLDKKIVKDRLKELEKSSLKEVNSDTKFDYLFLKAYLKPKNQKVMLEFVSEILNKKFLKLI, encoded by the coding sequence ATGGAGCAAATACCAAAAATATCCGTCTTAATACCAACATATAACAGACCTTACTTTTTAGAGCAGGCTTTGGAGAGTGTTGTAAATCAGACTTTGAAACCTTATGAATGTATAGTGGCAGATGATAACCTAAACCCCGAAGAAAGTCAGAAAAATTATGAAGTTGTAAAGAAATTTTCAGAAAAGTATCCATTTGTGATTTATCATAAAAACGAGAAAAACTTAGGACCAGCTGGGAATTATAAAAATCTTTTTTATCTTGCTTCAGGAGATTTTATTCACTTTCTTGGAGATGACGATATTCTAAGTCCTAAAACTTTAGAACTTTTAGTTAAACCTTTAGTGGAAGACCCTACAGTAAAAGTGTCAGCCGGCAGGACTTTATTCGTAGATGAGAATTTAAACCTTGTTAACTTTCCTGTCTTTTTAAATCATTATAAAATCCAGAAAAAATACTTTAAAAATCAAAAAGTAAATGGAAAAGAATTTATAGAGTACAGTTTAAAAATCCTTGCCAATGCTTTAGGTTCATTCTCTGGATTTATGTTTAGAAAAAAAGATGTAAACTTTGAACTATTTAAACATAAAGACTTTGAGTTTGTAGCGAATGCAGATTGGTTTTTGTGGATGAGCTTAATAAAAGATGGGTATATATTTTTATACGATGAATTTACAAATATGTATAGGATTCATCAAGCTCAAGACAATTTACAACTATCTACAAATGTTAAAGGACAAAAAGAACTCTTATACTTTTTATCTACAGGATTCTTGGAAGATTTAGGTATAGACAAAAGTAAGATAGAAAGAAGAGTCAACATAGAAAAAGTTATATTAGAAACAAAGAGAGATTATCTTGATTATGTCTTAGATTTCCATAAAGAAAACTTTCTAAAAAATATTAAATACTTAGACTTACCAAGACCGGGATTTAGTATAATTATCATTACATATAACTCCAGTCAAACTATATTACAATGCTTAGACTCTATAAATGGCAGCTTCCTAACTACAGAAGATGAGATAATTATATTTGATAATAACTCAAAAGACCAAACAGTAAAGATAGTAGAAAACTATATTAAATCAAACAAACAACTTAACATCAAATTAGTTAAAAATCCGGAAAACATAGGATACTCAAAGGCTGTAAACAGAGCTGCAGACCTATCTAAAAACCAGTATTTAGTTTTTTTAAATCCTGATGCAAAAGTCATATCCAAAGACTGGTTAAATCAGTTTTATAATGTCTTAAAGAATAAAGATGTAGGTATGGTCGGAGCTGTATCTGATGTTGCTATGTATAAAAACAATGTAAATGTATATACAAGCTTTTTAAATATGTTAAATGACGAAACACTTGAAAAACACTTAAAACTTTTTTACTCTAATAAAGAAATAGAAACGGAGCTGCTATCGGGGTTTTGTATTGGTATAAAGAAAGATACTTTCTATAACTTTGGAAAGTTTGATGAAAATCTAATTTTAGGTTTTGATGACTTTGATTTTTCATTAAAGATGCAGAACGCTAATTTAAAGCAGATAGTCTTACCGGCTGTTTATGTAAAACATTTTAATCACAAATCCTTTGAGACGGACAAGAAAAACGCAGAAAACCTAAATAAAATTAGTTTATACAACTTTATAAAAAAACTGGTAAAAACATACGGATACGGCAATGTCCCAACCCCTATTGAGTTATTCTTTAAAGATGTTGGATTAAGAAATCAACCTTTTTATGCTTTTCCTTTATCAGATGGAAGATACAGATTTGTTTTTGACTTGTTCAATGAAGGTAAAAATGAAAACTTTTTTAAAGAGAAAGCAAATATAATTAAAAGAAAACCGTATATAACAATCATAACAGTTAACTACTTTTCTTCAGATTACTTAGGTAATCTGGCTAAATCTATAGTAAAAAATCCTTATCCAAATATAAACCTTGTAGTAGTTGACAACTCTGAGGATGAAGTAGAGTATTCAAAGTTAGACCAAACTCTTAAAGATGTTTTTAAAAATGAAACTACAAAAAAGTTTTATCTAATAAAAAATAAAAATACGGGCTATGCTGGCGGAAACAATGTTGGAGTAGAGTTTGTAAAACAAAATCTCCCTGAAACACAGTACGTATGGATACTAAATCCGGATACAGTTATATCCTACAACACACCTTTGGAGCTGATAAAAACGGTAGAATATACAAACTCTGATGTTGCAACTTGTAAGATTTTAATGTATGACAACGACAAAATTCAGTACAACGGAATGAGAGTTTATACTCAAGGTATTGATAACAATCAAGATTACGGTATTTTTATACCTTCTGCACTAAGTGGTTCAAACATATTTATAAAAAAACAAATCTTAGATAAACTTCCAAATCCACTTTTTAACGAAGAGTACTTTTTATACTTTGAAGACAACGAGCTGTTTATTGAAATGCAAAAAAGGGGTGTAAAAGTTGTATATACACCTTTCACATTTATAAGACATAAAATAGGAGGAACTACACAAGGATACTACTATAACCCTGTTAGTTACTATTACATCTGTAGAAATCAGTTGTATATATACGATAATTATGAAAAAGACGGGTTTGGTAATTATATTACATTAAGTTATTACTTACATAATGAGCTTATAAACTCAATAAATTTGGGAACTGATTACTCATTAGGCTTTTTAAAGGCAGTTTATGACTATCATAAAGGTATAAAAGGAAAACAAGAAAACATTTTTTTAGATAAGAAAATAGTAAAAGATAGATTAAAAGAGTTAGAAAAATCTTCTCTAAAAGAAGTAAATTCTGATACAAAGTTTGATTATCTATTTTTAAAAGCATATTTAAAACCAAAAAATCAAAAAGTTATGTTAGAATTTGTAAGTGAAATTTTAAATAAAAAATTTTTAAAACTGATATAA
- a CDS encoding glycosyltransferase family 2 protein encodes MNNESKKVSILIPVYNRENLIEETIQSALNQTYKNFEIIVVDNNSSDRTYEIVKNYTEKYENIKLYRNDKNIGPVRNWLKCIEYATGDYGKILWSDDLIAPTFLEKTVPHLKNEDVGFVFTGTEIFVDGTSNKMNAYFIGETGIYDIDNYIEGVLFGSNYPVSPGCALFRLKDLKQSLVINIPNKINSDFSMHAIGNDVLIYLITATRYTKFAFINEKLSFFRAHNDSITIKTEEGILALLYDIAKAYFVENYRPDLIPKLNSLLLFHLFKYKNDAKKLGIRKVSDFYMSKPIKIKNEVKKYEY; translated from the coding sequence ATGAATAATGAAAGTAAAAAAGTTAGTATATTAATTCCTGTTTACAACAGAGAAAATTTAATAGAGGAAACAATCCAAAGCGCATTGAATCAAACGTATAAAAACTTTGAGATTATAGTGGTTGACAATAATAGTTCAGACCGTACATATGAAATCGTTAAGAATTATACTGAAAAATATGAAAATATTAAACTGTACAGAAATGATAAAAATATAGGTCCGGTTAGAAACTGGCTTAAATGTATAGAGTACGCTACAGGAGACTATGGAAAAATACTATGGTCTGATGATTTAATTGCTCCAACATTTTTAGAAAAAACTGTTCCTCATCTAAAGAATGAAGATGTTGGTTTTGTGTTTACAGGCACAGAGATTTTTGTAGACGGAACGAGTAATAAAATGAATGCTTATTTTATAGGGGAAACAGGAATTTATGATATTGATAATTATATTGAAGGTGTGTTGTTTGGCTCAAACTATCCAGTTTCACCTGGATGTGCACTTTTTAGACTAAAAGATTTAAAACAAAGTTTAGTCATAAACATACCAAACAAAATTAACAGTGATTTTTCAATGCATGCCATAGGAAACGATGTACTCATCTATCTTATTACAGCAACAAGATATACTAAGTTTGCTTTTATTAACGAAAAGTTATCTTTTTTCAGAGCTCACAATGATTCTATTACAATAAAAACGGAAGAGGGTATATTAGCACTTTTATACGATATTGCAAAAGCTTATTTCGTTGAAAATTATAGACCAGATTTAATACCTAAATTAAATTCTCTTTTACTGTTTCATCTTTTTAAGTATAAAAACGATGCTAAAAAGTTAGGTATAAGAAAGGTAAGTGATTTTTATATGAGTAAACCTATAAAGATTAAAAATGAGGTAAAAAAATATGAATACTAA
- the serS gene encoding serine--tRNA ligase — protein sequence MLDIRLIREKPDFVKERLSTRDPSYAQMIDKLLEIDEERRKIKKEIDDLRAERNEKSKLFPIYKKEGKDTTQIQERVKEIGERIKYLEEKLNTVEEEFNNLILYIPNLPALDVPIGKDENDNVEVRRWGESRKFDFEPLPHFEIGERLGILDFERGAKLSGSRFTVMFKEAARLERALINFMLDVHTKQHGYTEVWTPLLVKSKTLQGTGQLPKFKEDLYKIEDEDLYLIPTAEVTLTNLHADEIIPEDQLPKYYTAYTPCFRKEAGSHGKDVRGILRQHQFDKVELVKIVKPEDSYNELEKLVNEAEKILQLLELPYRVVLLCTGDMGFSAAKTYDIEVWIPSQNRYREISSCSNTEDFQARRAMIRYKDKEGKNHFVHTLNGSGLAVGRTLLAIIENYQKPDGTFEVPKVLRDYL from the coding sequence ATGCTGGATATAAGACTAATTAGAGAAAAACCTGACTTTGTGAAAGAGAGACTATCTACAAGAGACCCTTCTTATGCTCAGATGATTGATAAACTCCTTGAAATTGATGAAGAAAGAAGAAAAATAAAAAAAGAGATAGATGATTTAAGAGCAGAAAGAAACGAAAAATCTAAACTTTTCCCTATTTACAAAAAAGAAGGAAAAGATACAACCCAGATACAGGAGAGAGTAAAAGAAATAGGAGAAAGAATCAAGTACTTAGAAGAAAAGTTAAACACTGTAGAAGAAGAGTTTAACAACCTAATACTTTACATTCCAAACCTTCCTGCGTTAGATGTCCCTATTGGAAAGGATGAAAACGATAATGTAGAAGTTAGAAGATGGGGAGAGTCAAGGAAGTTTGATTTTGAACCACTGCCACACTTTGAGATAGGAGAAAGGCTTGGAATCCTTGATTTTGAAAGAGGAGCTAAACTCTCTGGCTCAAGATTTACTGTAATGTTTAAAGAAGCTGCAAGGTTAGAAAGAGCATTGATAAACTTTATGCTTGATGTACACACCAAACAACATGGATATACAGAAGTCTGGACACCTTTACTTGTAAAATCTAAAACATTACAAGGAACAGGTCAGCTTCCCAAATTTAAGGAAGACCTATACAAGATAGAAGATGAAGATTTATACTTAATACCAACAGCAGAAGTAACACTTACAAACCTACATGCCGACGAGATTATCCCAGAAGACCAGCTCCCTAAATACTATACAGCATACACACCTTGTTTTAGAAAAGAAGCTGGCTCCCACGGAAAAGATGTAAGGGGTATTTTAAGACAACACCAGTTTGATAAAGTAGAACTTGTAAAGATAGTTAAACCAGAAGACTCTTACAATGAACTTGAAAAGTTAGTCAACGAAGCAGAAAAGATACTTCAACTTTTAGAACTTCCATACAGGGTTGTATTACTTTGCACCGGTGATATGGGATTTTCTGCTGCAAAAACATACGACATAGAAGTTTGGATACCTTCCCAAAACAGGTACAGAGAGATATCTTCTTGCTCAAACACAGAAGATTTTCAAGCAAGAAGGGCTATGATTAGGTATAAAGACAAAGAAGGTAAAAACCACTTTGTACATACGCTAAACGGATCAGGACTGGCAGTAGGTAGAACCTTACTTGCCATTATAGAAAACTATCAAAAACCGGACGGTACTTTTGAAGTACCAAAAGTTTTAAGAGACTACCTGTGA
- a CDS encoding glycosyltransferase family 2 protein translates to MKITLGILNTIKGENPVKEEVLEGIQDNLEYFDQIIFTGDESFFEDSDIQAQCLNLETDNKAVMRNAILENAKNDYILWISDTTVLEFDMIPEMMEQFEDYEDTDIVYPNMVIVDNTGLESTFILQDLYKKETDLLMSLKIENYFPEYGIITKKDLFNKTGKFDEEFEDYEFYNFLYQNIDNLRLKLSEFNYVVIHYPETFIDTSYRSYALRKAIKKYPLKKFFPRLNWENENLALATAYTSIGDILSDYLDYFNASQHYRQAALSLHNKVSMFKLVNTYYNMGLFDEAKKLLTQDQGFSQDEIKDLLYQIDKTQELITAIEKAIEEGKAQEVMVSINDVASFYSGAPVYNILGVIEFYGGNKENAYRYFYKAATMNPIDENIIHNLTDMANMLGKQEKVKGLFKRILGEI, encoded by the coding sequence ATGAAAATTACACTTGGAATTTTAAACACAATCAAAGGAGAAAACCCTGTTAAAGAAGAAGTTTTAGAGGGTATTCAGGATAACTTAGAGTATTTTGACCAAATCATATTTACAGGTGATGAGAGCTTCTTTGAAGATTCGGATATACAAGCCCAGTGTCTAAATTTAGAGACTGATAATAAAGCAGTAATGAGAAACGCCATATTAGAAAATGCAAAGAATGATTACATTCTTTGGATATCGGATACAACAGTTTTAGAGTTTGATATGATTCCGGAGATGATGGAGCAGTTTGAAGATTACGAAGATACAGATATAGTGTACCCAAATATGGTAATAGTTGATAACACTGGTTTAGAGTCAACGTTCATCCTTCAAGACCTTTATAAAAAAGAAACTGACTTGCTTATGAGTTTAAAGATTGAAAATTACTTTCCTGAATACGGAATAATAACAAAAAAAGATTTATTTAACAAAACTGGAAAGTTTGATGAAGAGTTTGAAGATTATGAGTTTTACAACTTTTTGTATCAAAATATAGATAACCTTAGATTAAAACTTTCAGAGTTTAACTATGTTGTTATCCATTACCCTGAGACTTTTATAGATACTTCCTATAGAAGTTATGCACTGAGAAAAGCTATTAAAAAGTATCCTTTAAAAAAGTTTTTCCCAAGACTCAACTGGGAAAATGAAAATTTAGCATTAGCAACTGCTTACACGTCTATAGGAGACATTTTATCAGATTACTTAGATTACTTTAATGCATCACAGCACTACAGACAGGCAGCTCTAAGTCTTCACAACAAAGTATCTATGTTCAAGCTTGTAAATACTTACTACAACATGGGACTATTTGATGAAGCTAAAAAACTTTTAACACAAGACCAAGGTTTTTCCCAAGATGAAATAAAAGACTTACTTTATCAGATAGACAAAACTCAAGAATTAATAACAGCTATAGAAAAAGCTATAGAAGAAGGGAAAGCTCAAGAAGTGATGGTATCTATTAATGATGTGGCATCTTTCTACTCTGGAGCTCCTGTTTATAATATCTTAGGAGTTATAGAGTTTTACGGTGGTAATAAAGAGAATGCATACAGGTACTTTTACAAAGCTGCAACAATGAATCCTATAGATGAGAATATAATTCATAATCTAACAGATATGGCTAATATGCTCGGTAAACAAGAAAAAGTTAAAGGACTGTTTAAAAGAATACTTGGAGAAATCTAA
- a CDS encoding tetratricopeptide repeat protein: MTSAGEAYHLLNKAIYHYENENFEMAITLLDEALLLNPDIPEVHFWRGKVATHDLNQESLEVAIVHLSEAIRLKPTYAEAYFERGKVYIQKGEFEEAKKDLEEAVKIDPKIKEAYSLLAQIELMHGNDQKAMEYLNKISGQEGDDRYYYSLGKIFYNAGKYQQAIEQFNKVIEKNKYFVDAYVYKAHSLAHLGLYEDAIENLKKAVILVPEEIEYFLDMAKYHFELAKKQLNEGKKIQAAENFIKGLQIDYNLKIEPKYIPVLIEAAEELIEKKNFKEANDIIDQLELLVKEPEYQEYKEQFEKLKKKFMKVLPLKDKVIKFITDIYTK, translated from the coding sequence ATGACTTCAGCAGGTGAAGCTTACCATCTTCTTAACAAAGCCATCTACCACTATGAAAATGAAAATTTTGAGATGGCTATCACTCTTTTAGATGAAGCTCTTCTTCTTAATCCTGACATTCCAGAAGTTCACTTTTGGAGAGGGAAGGTTGCAACCCATGATCTAAACCAAGAAAGCCTTGAAGTAGCAATAGTTCACCTTTCAGAAGCTATAAGACTAAAACCTACCTATGCAGAAGCTTACTTTGAAAGGGGAAAAGTTTACATCCAAAAAGGAGAGTTTGAAGAAGCAAAAAAAGACCTTGAAGAAGCTGTAAAGATAGACCCCAAAATAAAAGAAGCCTACTCACTTTTAGCCCAAATAGAGCTTATGCACGGAAACGACCAGAAAGCAATGGAATACCTTAATAAAATATCAGGACAAGAAGGAGATGACAGGTACTACTACTCATTAGGAAAAATATTTTACAACGCAGGAAAGTATCAGCAAGCCATAGAACAGTTTAACAAGGTTATAGAAAAAAACAAGTATTTTGTAGATGCATACGTTTACAAAGCCCACTCTTTAGCCCATTTAGGACTTTATGAAGATGCAATAGAAAATCTAAAAAAAGCCGTTATACTTGTTCCAGAAGAGATAGAATACTTTTTAGACATGGCTAAATACCACTTTGAACTTGCAAAGAAACAGTTAAATGAAGGTAAAAAAATCCAAGCAGCTGAGAACTTTATAAAAGGACTACAAATAGATTACAACCTAAAAATAGAACCTAAATATATACCTGTGCTTATAGAAGCTGCAGAAGAGTTAATTGAGAAGAAAAACTTTAAAGAAGCAAACGACATAATAGACCAACTTGAACTTTTAGTAAAAGAGCCAGAATATCAAGAATACAAAGAACAGTTTGAAAAACTCAAGAAAAAGTTTATGAAAGTTTTACCTTTAAAAGATAAAGTGATAAAATTTATTACAGATATATACACAAAGTAA
- a CDS encoding glycosyltransferase family 2 protein yields MNTKLKVKLLEDRFLGADGKILPDYKFNINLPELKIQNSKLIKKPEDKYETTLFLLEGEGRKEEGGLRTKGYFKFSYVWNEGKWWITDLEGNPTMTAPKELEEDINNFINTYLDYYEKNVPFDLKLKIQNKKKSIHPYITNLPLITVILATFNAEEHLEKALQSVINQIYPNIEYIIIDGGSTDGTIDIIKKYEDFIDYWVSKKDEGIYDAMNKGIICSLGDYLYFLGSDDEVILETVFSSIFIEEIDNIKNSKLIYGNAIFRDSAEIYDGKFLSYKLRFKNLCHQATFYKSELFRTYGLYNTKYKIWADHERNIRFWKVSNPKYLNKAIAVYRRSGVSSSGEIDKDFLSDYEYIMSWIGS; encoded by the coding sequence ATGAATACTAAGCTTAAAGTCAAGCTTTTAGAAGATAGATTTTTAGGAGCTGACGGAAAAATATTACCAGATTACAAGTTTAACATTAACCTTCCAGAACTAAAAATCCAAAACTCAAAACTTATTAAAAAACCTGAGGATAAATATGAAACTACACTCTTTCTTTTAGAAGGTGAAGGTAGAAAAGAAGAAGGCGGATTAAGAACAAAGGGATATTTCAAGTTTAGCTATGTATGGAATGAAGGGAAGTGGTGGATTACAGACCTTGAAGGTAATCCTACTATGACAGCTCCAAAGGAGCTTGAAGAAGATATAAATAATTTTATAAACACTTACTTAGATTATTATGAAAAGAATGTTCCCTTTGATTTGAAGTTAAAAATTCAAAATAAAAAGAAATCTATACATCCTTACATTACAAATTTACCTCTTATAACCGTTATATTAGCAACTTTTAACGCAGAAGAGCATTTGGAGAAAGCTTTACAAAGTGTTATCAATCAAATATATCCTAATATTGAGTATATAATCATTGATGGTGGTTCTACTGACGGTACAATTGATATTATCAAAAAATATGAAGATTTTATAGACTATTGGGTAAGCAAAAAAGACGAAGGAATATACGATGCGATGAATAAAGGAATTATATGTTCTTTAGGAGATTATCTTTACTTCTTAGGATCAGACGATGAAGTTATTCTAGAAACTGTATTTTCATCTATTTTCATTGAAGAAATAGATAATATAAAAAACAGCAAGTTAATTTATGGTAATGCAATCTTTAGGGATAGTGCAGAAATTTATGATGGAAAGTTTTTATCCTATAAGTTGCGTTTTAAGAATTTATGTCATCAAGCTACTTTTTATAAATCAGAACTGTTTAGAACTTACGGTCTTTATAATACTAAATATAAGATATGGGCAGACCATGAAAGAAATATTAGATTTTGGAAAGTTTCTAACCCAAAATACCTTAACAAAGCTATAGCTGTATATAGAAGATCAGGCGTATCGTCATCTGGTGAAATTGATAAAGATTTTCTTTCCGATTATGAATATATCATGTCTTGGATAGGAAGCTAA
- a CDS encoding tetratricopeptide repeat-containing glycosyltransferase family 2 protein, translating to MDIKVSACIIAKNEEKNLPRLLNSIKGKFDEIVLVDTGSTDKTVEIAKSYGAKVYHREWNGFADARQYAVDMASGDWIWFFDADTELEEEEYERFKRILLFIKDHPEYEGIGTVYKNLGLDGNIKSLSSTVHIHKKHPDIVWEGKIHERVVNKKTSTILIPPMKVHILHYGYAEINTQIEKAKRNLRLLFEELKSCKDNEKEYYVNIFYIIQSYSVLAAAIDLKKYSKKSLRYIKKFLRYKDNIPNESTFKKHFYVYATRTYISLENYKEAEKLLEDALNIDKFYPDYHFLLYTVYKAQEDTKKAVESLINFILSIDKTSKIYGVISDYISYKEKVISDLESYILSNEDRDYFKEIVKDHWNETKGENIGRVLFRILKDENQKEALKVIKKVATIHQSSEAYTDLGEYYYENQNMEDAFRSFLKAYDLNPFNIKANKYLSDLYFSFKDYERAFYHGLKYLNLSRDINFIKNLEDIVNLSQNLNLKESFEKLNKKLSQVVS from the coding sequence ATGGATATAAAAGTATCAGCTTGTATAATAGCAAAAAACGAAGAGAAAAATCTACCAAGATTACTTAATAGTATTAAAGGGAAGTTTGATGAGATAGTGCTAGTAGATACAGGCTCAACAGATAAAACAGTAGAGATAGCAAAGTCTTACGGTGCAAAGGTTTATCATAGAGAGTGGAACGGATTTGCAGATGCAAGGCAGTACGCTGTAGATATGGCCAGTGGAGACTGGATATGGTTTTTTGATGCAGATACAGAGTTAGAAGAAGAAGAGTATGAAAGATTTAAAAGGATACTACTTTTCATAAAAGACCATCCAGAGTATGAAGGAATAGGCACTGTTTACAAAAACTTAGGATTAGATGGAAACATAAAAAGTCTCTCTTCTACAGTCCACATTCATAAAAAACATCCTGATATAGTCTGGGAAGGGAAGATTCACGAGAGGGTAGTAAATAAAAAGACAAGTACTATTTTAATACCTCCTATGAAAGTTCATATTTTACATTATGGATACGCTGAAATTAACACCCAAATTGAGAAAGCAAAGAGAAACCTAAGACTACTTTTTGAAGAGTTGAAAAGTTGTAAAGACAACGAAAAAGAATACTATGTTAACATCTTTTACATTATCCAATCTTACAGTGTTTTAGCAGCTGCTATTGATCTGAAAAAATACTCCAAGAAAAGTTTAAGGTACATAAAAAAATTTTTAAGATATAAAGACAATATTCCAAATGAAAGCACCTTTAAAAAACATTTTTACGTTTATGCAACAAGAACTTATATCTCTTTAGAAAACTACAAGGAAGCTGAAAAGTTGTTAGAAGATGCTTTAAATATAGATAAGTTTTACCCAGATTATCATTTTTTACTTTATACAGTTTACAAAGCTCAAGAAGATACTAAAAAAGCTGTAGAGAGTCTTATTAACTTTATTTTATCTATAGATAAAACTTCTAAAATATATGGTGTTATTTCTGATTATATAAGCTACAAAGAAAAAGTAATTTCCGATTTAGAAAGTTATATACTATCAAATGAAGATAGAGATTACTTTAAAGAGATAGTCAAAGATCACTGGAATGAAACAAAAGGTGAAAATATAGGAAGAGTACTTTTTAGAATTCTTAAAGATGAGAATCAAAAAGAAGCTCTAAAAGTTATAAAAAAAGTGGCAACTATTCACCAAAGTAGTGAAGCTTACACAGACCTTGGAGAGTACTACTATGAAAATCAAAATATGGAAGATGCTTTTAGAAGCTTTTTAAAAGCTTACGATTTAAATCCGTTTAACATCAAAGCTAACAAATACCTGTCTGATTTATACTTTTCTTTTAAAGATTATGAAAGAGCATTTTATCACGGCTTGAAGTATCTAAACCTCAGCCGTGATATTAACTTTATAAAAAACTTAGAAGATATAGTTAACCTGTCTCAAAATCTAAACCTAAAGGAAAGTTTTGAAAAGTTAAATAAAAAACTCTCACAGGTAGTCTCTTAA